The following are encoded in a window of Castanea sativa cultivar Marrone di Chiusa Pesio chromosome 5, ASM4071231v1 genomic DNA:
- the LOC142637077 gene encoding autophagy-related protein 8C-like yields the protein MAKNSFKLEHPLERRMAESGRIREKYPDRVPVIVEKAERSDIPDIDKKKYLVPADLTVGQFVYVVRKRIKLGAEKAIFVFVKNTLPPTASLMSAIYEENKDEDGFLYMTYSGENTFGSQY from the exons AAAGGAGGATGGCAGAGTCTGGTCGCATCAGAGAGAAATACCCAGACAGAGTACCT gtgattgtggagaaggCTGAAAGAAGCGACATCCCTGACATTGATAAGAAGAA ATACCTTGTTCCAGCTGATTTGACTGTTGGGCAGTTTGTTTATGTTGTCCGGAAAAGGATTAAGCTCGGTGCTGAGAAGGCTATTTTTGTCTTTGTGAAAAACACCTTACCTCCTACTG CATCCTTGATGTCTGCGATCTACGAGGAAAACAAGGATGAAGATGGATTTCTTTACATGACTTACAGTGGAGAGAACACCTTCGGATCCCAATACTAG